The Metabacillus litoralis genome contains a region encoding:
- a CDS encoding small basic family protein: protein MWLPILGLILGVFLGLVSELRIPPEYSNYLSIAILAALDTLLGGIRAHLQDIYDEMVFVSGFFFNIILAASLAFLGVHLGVDLYLVAMFAFGVRLFQNIAVIRRILITKWSNSREKKKKIE from the coding sequence ATGTGGCTGCCAATTTTAGGACTGATTCTCGGTGTCTTTTTAGGTCTAGTATCAGAGTTACGTATTCCCCCTGAGTATTCCAATTATTTATCAATTGCAATTTTAGCAGCACTTGATACACTGTTAGGAGGAATTCGTGCACATCTTCAGGATATCTATGATGAAATGGTGTTCGTTTCTGGATTTTTCTTTAACATCATTTTAGCTGCAAGTTTAGCTTTTCTAGGTGTCCATCTTGGTGTAGACTTGTATTTAGTAGCAATGTTTGCCTTTGGAGTAAGGCTATTTCAAAATATAGCCGTAATAAGAAGGATTCTTATTACGAAATGGTCAAATTCTAGGGAAAAAAAGAAAAAAATTGAATAA
- the ftsA gene encoding cell division protein FtsA: MNSNELFVSLDIGTSSVKVIIGEMTNDALNIIGVGNVKSEGLRKGSIVDIDETVHSIKKAVEQAERMVGISLTRVVVGVTGNHVQLQDCHGVVAVSSENREISNEDVRRVIEAAQVISIPPEREIIDVIPRQFIVDGLDEINDPRGMLGVRLEMEGTIITGSKTILHNLLRCVERAGLEITDICLQPLAAGSVALSKDEKNLGVALVEIGGGSTTIAVFEQNHLIASSVLPVGGEHITKDLSIGLRTTTDEAERIKLKYGHAFYDHASEDEIFEAAVIGSDQKRTFNQLEVADIIEARLEELYELILHELRRLGIGELPGGFVLTGGTVRMPGVLELGQVVLQNSVRIASPDYIGVREPQYMTGVGLIQFAYKNAKIQGRKIGSNVTVDAVEVAATKEPQQQRTKPQQHPEEKKVNKVKKFFGYFFE; the protein is encoded by the coding sequence ATGAACAGCAATGAACTATTTGTAAGTCTTGACATCGGTACATCCAGTGTTAAAGTAATTATTGGTGAAATGACGAATGATGCTTTAAACATTATTGGTGTAGGAAATGTAAAATCAGAAGGATTAAGAAAAGGGTCTATAGTTGATATAGACGAAACAGTTCATTCTATAAAAAAAGCGGTTGAGCAGGCCGAGAGAATGGTTGGAATCTCCTTAACGAGAGTGGTAGTAGGTGTTACAGGAAATCATGTGCAATTACAGGATTGCCACGGAGTTGTAGCTGTTTCGAGTGAGAATAGAGAAATATCTAATGAAGATGTAAGACGAGTTATTGAAGCTGCTCAAGTTATCTCAATTCCACCTGAACGAGAAATAATCGATGTTATTCCAAGACAATTTATTGTAGATGGACTAGATGAAATCAATGATCCAAGAGGAATGCTTGGGGTTCGTTTGGAAATGGAAGGTACCATTATTACTGGATCTAAAACGATCTTACATAATTTATTGCGTTGTGTAGAGCGTGCAGGACTTGAAATAACTGATATCTGTTTACAACCTCTAGCTGCAGGATCTGTTGCATTATCAAAAGATGAGAAAAACTTAGGTGTTGCACTTGTGGAAATTGGTGGGGGATCCACTACAATCGCAGTGTTTGAACAAAATCACCTAATTGCATCCAGTGTCTTGCCTGTCGGTGGTGAGCACATTACGAAGGATTTGTCTATAGGTCTTCGTACTACTACCGATGAAGCAGAACGCATAAAACTGAAATATGGACATGCCTTTTATGATCATGCTTCAGAAGATGAAATTTTTGAAGCAGCAGTTATAGGGTCAGATCAGAAAAGAACGTTTAACCAATTAGAAGTTGCGGACATTATCGAAGCTCGTTTGGAAGAGTTGTATGAGCTTATCTTACATGAGCTAAGAAGATTAGGAATCGGAGAATTACCTGGCGGCTTTGTTCTAACCGGGGGTACAGTTAGAATGCCTGGAGTACTTGAATTAGGACAAGTTGTTCTTCAAAATAGTGTAAGAATTGCAAGTCCGGATTATATTGGTGTCAGAGAACCTCAATATATGACGGGAGTAGGCTTGATTCAATTTGCATATAAGAATGCGAAAATTCAAGGTAGAAAAATAGGTTCAAACGTTACTGTTGATGCTGTAGAAGTAGCAGCAACAAAGGAACCGCAACAGCAGCGTACAAAACCTCAGCAACACCCAGAAGAAAAAAAGGTAAATAAAGTGAAGAAATTTTTTGGCTACTTCTTTGAATAG
- the ftsZ gene encoding cell division protein FtsZ: protein MLEFDTNIDGLATIKVIGVGGGGNNAVNRMIEHGVQGVEFIAVNTDAQALNLSKAEVKMQIGSKLTRGLGAGANPEVGKKAAEESREQIEEALRGADMVFVTAGMGGGTGTGAAPVIAQIAKDLGALTVGVVTRPFTFEGRKRQMQAAGGISSMKESVDTLIVIPNDRLLEIVDKNTPMLEAFREADNVLRQGVQGISDLIATPGLINLDFADVKTIMSNRGSALMGIGVATGENRAAEAAKKAISSPLLEKSIDGAQGVLMNITGGMNLSLYEVQEAADIVATASDQDVNMIFGSVINENLKDEIIVTVIATGFTEQEISPLKQQNTRQFNNGNTLTKVPPKRESHREEPVQEAPTRTNTQQPEETLDIPTFLRNRNKRR from the coding sequence ATGTTGGAGTTTGATACGAATATTGACGGCTTGGCTACCATCAAAGTAATTGGAGTTGGTGGCGGTGGTAATAACGCTGTTAATCGAATGATAGAGCACGGTGTACAAGGTGTAGAATTTATTGCAGTTAACACGGATGCACAAGCATTAAACTTATCTAAAGCAGAAGTGAAAATGCAGATTGGTTCGAAACTTACAAGAGGATTAGGTGCTGGTGCTAACCCTGAAGTAGGGAAAAAAGCTGCTGAAGAAAGTAGAGAGCAAATTGAAGAAGCTTTAAGAGGAGCTGACATGGTATTCGTTACAGCCGGTATGGGCGGCGGAACTGGAACTGGTGCAGCACCTGTTATTGCACAAATTGCTAAAGATTTAGGTGCTCTTACAGTCGGTGTTGTTACTAGACCGTTTACATTTGAAGGACGTAAACGTCAAATGCAAGCAGCTGGCGGTATTTCTTCAATGAAAGAGTCAGTGGATACACTTATTGTGATTCCAAATGACCGTTTACTTGAAATTGTTGATAAAAATACACCTATGCTTGAAGCATTTAGAGAAGCAGATAATGTGCTTCGTCAAGGGGTTCAAGGTATTTCTGACTTAATCGCTACCCCAGGTTTAATAAACCTTGACTTTGCAGATGTAAAAACGATTATGTCAAATAGAGGATCTGCTTTAATGGGAATTGGTGTAGCCACTGGAGAAAATCGTGCTGCAGAAGCTGCTAAGAAAGCTATTTCCAGTCCACTATTAGAAAAATCAATTGATGGTGCTCAGGGTGTTCTTATGAACATTACTGGTGGAATGAATTTAAGTTTATATGAGGTACAAGAGGCAGCTGATATTGTAGCTACTGCTTCTGATCAAGATGTAAACATGATTTTTGGTTCTGTTATTAACGAAAACCTAAAGGATGAAATCATTGTTACAGTTATTGCAACTGGTTTTACTGAACAAGAAATTAGTCCTTTAAAACAACAGAATACGCGTCAATTTAATAATGGTAATACGCTAACAAAAGTCCCGCCAAAACGTGAGAGTCATCGTGAGGAACCTGTACAAGAAGCACCAACTCGTACTAATACACAACAACCTGAAGAAACGCTTGATATTCCGACCTTCTTACGTAACCGTAATAAACGTCGATAA
- the spoIIGA gene encoding sigma-E processing peptidase SpoIIGA encodes MSIYLDVIWLLNFSFDLFLLVLTAIALKRKIMKIRILLAALLGSSIVIMMFSPLAFISTHPLGKMGISILMVLLAFGFKRFRYFFHGLFTFYFVTFLVGGGMIGVHYFLQAEITYLDGILMTNSTGFGHPISWLFVLIGFPVLWLFARNSLEGFEAKKIHYEQLVTVKIKVDSTQMTLKGLVDSGNQLFDPITRSPVMILDTQKVKDYIPDQLVHHALQDDVMKAMTDDQQEGHEWEHRVRIIPYRVVGKENQFLLGFKPDEVWIETNNEKIKVQKTIVGLNRTALSSEDEYQCIVHPKMLQGPSIQNVS; translated from the coding sequence ATGTCTATTTATTTAGACGTTATTTGGCTCTTAAACTTTTCCTTTGATTTGTTTCTACTTGTTTTAACAGCCATTGCATTGAAAAGGAAAATAATGAAAATAAGAATTCTTCTTGCGGCACTATTAGGCTCAAGTATTGTTATTATGATGTTTAGCCCTTTAGCATTTATCTCTACACATCCTCTTGGAAAAATGGGTATCTCTATTTTAATGGTCTTATTGGCATTTGGGTTTAAACGATTTCGCTATTTTTTTCATGGCCTTTTCACCTTTTATTTTGTCACTTTTCTAGTAGGTGGTGGAATGATCGGCGTACATTATTTTTTACAGGCAGAAATCACTTATTTAGACGGAATCTTAATGACTAATTCAACTGGCTTTGGACACCCAATCAGCTGGTTATTTGTACTTATTGGATTTCCGGTTTTGTGGTTGTTTGCAAGGAATAGTTTAGAAGGCTTTGAGGCAAAAAAAATTCATTACGAACAATTAGTGACTGTTAAGATAAAGGTAGATTCAACTCAAATGACCTTAAAGGGGCTAGTTGATAGTGGAAACCAACTTTTTGATCCAATTACTCGTAGTCCTGTTATGATTTTAGATACACAGAAAGTTAAGGACTATATTCCTGATCAACTCGTTCACCATGCGCTGCAAGATGATGTGATGAAGGCAATGACTGACGATCAACAAGAAGGCCACGAATGGGAGCATCGAGTTCGTATTATACCTTATCGTGTGGTAGGAAAAGAGAATCAGTTTTTATTAGGATTTAAGCCAGATGAAGTGTGGATAGAAACAAATAATGAAAAAATTAAGGTGCAAAAGACAATTGTTGGGTTAAATCGAACTGCTCTGTCTTCAGAGGATGAATATCAATGTATCGTTCATCCCAAAATGCTTCAAGGCCCATCAATCCAAAATGTTTCGTAA
- the sigE gene encoding RNA polymerase sporulation sigma factor SigE, producing MKKLKLQLTYLWYKLLIKLGIKSDEVYYIGGSEALPPPLSKDEEAVLLQKLPSGDQAARSILIERNLRLVVYIARKFENTGINIEDLISIGTIGLIKAVNTFNPEKKIKLATYASRCIENEILMYLRRNNKLRSEVSFDEPLNIDWDGNELLLSDVLGTEDDIITKDLEANVDRKLLLKALHQLNDREKQIMELRFGLLGGEEKTQKDVADMLGISQSYISRLEKRIIKRLQKEFNKMV from the coding sequence ATGAAAAAATTAAAGTTACAGCTAACATACTTATGGTATAAGTTATTAATTAAACTAGGGATTAAATCTGATGAGGTATACTACATTGGTGGAAGTGAAGCATTACCACCACCTCTTTCTAAAGATGAAGAAGCAGTGTTGCTACAAAAACTACCTTCAGGGGATCAAGCAGCTCGATCAATTTTAATTGAACGAAATTTACGATTGGTTGTTTATATTGCACGTAAATTTGAAAATACAGGAATTAATATAGAAGATTTAATTAGTATTGGTACAATTGGCTTAATTAAGGCAGTTAATACATTTAATCCTGAAAAGAAAATAAAATTAGCTACATATGCTTCAAGATGTATCGAAAATGAAATACTCATGTATTTACGCAGAAATAACAAATTACGCTCAGAGGTTTCTTTTGACGAACCCTTAAATATTGATTGGGATGGTAATGAGCTACTCTTATCAGATGTTTTAGGTACAGAGGATGACATTATTACAAAGGATCTTGAAGCAAATGTAGATAGAAAATTACTATTAAAAGCACTACATCAATTAAATGATCGGGAAAAACAAATTATGGAATTAAGATTTGGATTGCTTGGTGGTGAAGAAAAGACTCAAAAGGACGTTGCAGATATGTTAGGAATATCTCAATCCTATATCTCCAGGCTTGAGAAGCGTATTATTAAAAGGCTGCAAAAAGAATTTAATAAAATGGTCTAA
- the sigG gene encoding RNA polymerase sporulation sigma factor SigG produces the protein MLNTVQQLLLGGKDVTRNKVEICGVDTSKLPVLKNEKMRELFKRMQNGDISAREELVNGNLRLVLSVIQRFNNRGEFVDDLFQVGCIGLMKSIDNFDLGQNVKFSTYAVPMIIGEIRRYLRDNNPIRVSRSLRDIAYKALQVRERLMSETSREPTAEEISKVLDVPHEEIVFALDAIQDPVSLFEPIYNDGGDPIFVMDQLSDEKNRDIQWIEELALKEGMRRLNSREKLILRKRFFQGKTQMEVAEEIGISQAQVSRLEKAAIKQMNKNIQN, from the coding sequence ATACTTAACACTGTACAGCAACTCCTGTTAGGAGGGAAAGATGTGACAAGAAATAAAGTTGAAATTTGTGGAGTAGATACCTCTAAACTTCCAGTTCTTAAGAATGAGAAAATGAGAGAGCTATTTAAGCGAATGCAAAACGGAGACATATCAGCAAGAGAAGAGCTGGTAAATGGCAACTTAAGATTGGTACTTAGTGTAATCCAGCGATTTAACAACCGAGGAGAATTTGTTGACGATTTGTTTCAAGTTGGCTGTATAGGATTAATGAAATCAATCGATAATTTTGACTTAGGCCAGAACGTCAAATTTTCAACATATGCTGTACCAATGATTATCGGAGAAATCCGAAGATACTTAAGAGATAATAACCCAATCCGTGTCTCCCGTTCTTTAAGAGACATCGCTTACAAAGCACTACAAGTAAGAGAACGTTTAATGAGTGAAACCTCCCGGGAGCCAACCGCAGAGGAAATATCAAAAGTACTTGATGTCCCACATGAGGAAATTGTATTTGCACTCGATGCTATTCAAGACCCGGTTTCACTTTTTGAGCCTATCTACAATGATGGGGGAGACCCAATTTTTGTCATGGATCAGCTAAGTGATGAAAAAAATCGTGATATTCAATGGATTGAAGAATTAGCATTAAAAGAAGGTATGAGACGCCTTAACAGTCGAGAAAAGCTAATTCTACGCAAGAGATTTTTCCAAGGCAAAACTCAAATGGAAGTCGCAGAAGAGATAGGGATTTCTCAAGCACAAGTTTCTCGTCTAGAAAAAGCTGCAATTAAACAAATGAATAAAAATATCCAAAATTAA
- a CDS encoding YlmC/YmxH family sporulation protein codes for MNLNNGGKLMNISEFQTKDVVNVSDGKKMGNIGDFDINVTTGKIQAIIINGQGRMLGFFGKDEEFVIPWRNIVKIGEDVILVRMNRQIELQDE; via the coding sequence ATGAATTTGAATAATGGAGGTAAGTTAATGAATATATCTGAGTTTCAAACAAAAGATGTTGTGAATGTTTCTGATGGAAAAAAGATGGGTAACATTGGAGATTTTGATATTAATGTTACAACAGGAAAAATTCAAGCCATCATTATAAATGGTCAAGGAAGAATGCTTGGTTTTTTTGGAAAAGACGAGGAATTCGTCATTCCATGGCGAAATATAGTAAAAATAGGTGAAGATGTTATTTTAGTGAGAATGAATCGACAAATTGAGCTTCAAGATGAATAA
- the pgeF gene encoding peptidoglycan editing factor PgeF has protein sequence MTANSFQLEDKTYLSVSAWDGLINGLSVGFTTKNGGNSVEEFSSLNLGLHVNDQNEIVIKNRDQLAKALGFSLDNWVFAEQVHSNVIKKVTKESKGKGISVYADGLTGSDGIYTSEKGIMLSLCFADCVPLYFIAPEHSLIGLAHAGWKGTVKNIAGEMIIKWNKDEGVNLKDIKVAIGPAINDCCYIVDEKVISSIDKNILEDYPLPYDTVSEGQYKLNLPLLNKYYLLSAGIPDENIITSDLCTSCESGLFFSHRRDKGKTGRMLSFIGINEEAHL, from the coding sequence ATGACAGCAAACTCTTTTCAGTTAGAGGATAAAACGTATTTGTCAGTCAGTGCCTGGGATGGTTTAATAAATGGTCTTTCAGTTGGGTTTACAACCAAAAACGGTGGTAATAGTGTTGAAGAATTTTCCTCTTTAAACCTAGGTCTTCACGTTAACGACCAAAACGAAATTGTTATAAAGAACAGAGATCAGCTTGCAAAGGCTCTAGGATTTTCATTAGATAACTGGGTTTTTGCAGAACAAGTTCATTCTAATGTTATAAAGAAAGTGACAAAAGAGAGCAAAGGAAAAGGAATAAGTGTATATGCAGATGGATTAACTGGGTCTGACGGTATTTACACTTCTGAAAAGGGAATCATGCTATCTCTGTGTTTTGCAGATTGTGTGCCTTTATACTTTATTGCTCCCGAACATTCATTAATTGGCCTTGCTCATGCTGGCTGGAAAGGGACAGTAAAGAATATTGCTGGAGAAATGATCATAAAGTGGAATAAAGACGAGGGAGTTAACCTAAAGGATATTAAAGTTGCTATTGGTCCAGCAATTAATGATTGTTGTTATATTGTTGACGAAAAAGTGATATCCTCAATAGATAAGAATATTTTAGAAGATTACCCATTGCCTTATGACACTGTATCAGAAGGGCAATACAAATTAAACCTCCCTCTACTTAATAAATACTATCTTCTGAGTGCAGGTATACCGGATGAAAATATTATAACATCCGATTTATGTACAAGTTGTGAAAGTGGACTGTTTTTTTCTCATCGTCGTGACAAAGGAAAAACAGGCAGAATGTTAAGCTTTATTGGAATAAATGAGGAGGCTCACCTGTAG
- a CDS encoding YggS family pyridoxal phosphate-dependent enzyme has translation MNVQENYRNIRSTIEKTCEQVGRNANEVHVVAVTKYVSVQRAKEALAAGVKHLGENRDEGLIEKIENIGEGPIWHFIGSLQTRKVKNIINKVDYIHSLDRLSLAKEIDKRAQKPIKCFVQVNVSGEEAKHGCSPEDVVKFIQTLSEYPNIKIVGLMTMAPFTEDHDVIRGCFKRLKQLQQDVQALQLPSAPCLELSMGMSNDYEIAIEEGATFIRIGTSLVGNEIGGV, from the coding sequence ATGAACGTGCAGGAAAATTACCGTAATATACGTAGTACAATTGAAAAAACATGTGAACAAGTAGGTAGAAATGCAAATGAAGTTCATGTAGTTGCTGTAACAAAGTATGTAAGTGTTCAACGTGCAAAGGAAGCCCTTGCTGCTGGAGTAAAACATTTAGGGGAAAACAGAGATGAAGGTCTTATTGAAAAAATAGAAAATATAGGAGAAGGTCCTATTTGGCACTTTATCGGTTCATTGCAAACACGTAAGGTGAAGAATATCATCAATAAAGTTGACTATATTCATTCGTTAGATCGTCTTTCATTAGCAAAAGAAATTGATAAGCGTGCTCAAAAACCTATTAAATGCTTTGTTCAAGTTAATGTTTCCGGTGAAGAAGCTAAGCATGGTTGTTCACCAGAAGATGTTGTGAAATTTATTCAAACATTATCGGAGTATCCTAACATTAAGATTGTTGGATTAATGACAATGGCACCATTCACTGAAGATCATGATGTTATTCGAGGCTGTTTTAAACGATTAAAACAGCTTCAGCAAGATGTACAAGCATTACAACTCCCATCGGCACCTTGTTTGGAATTATCAATGGGTATGTCTAATGATTATGAAATAGCGATTGAAGAAGGTGCTACTTTTATTAGAATTGGCACTTCTCTCGTCGGAAATGAAATTGGAGGTGTATAA
- a CDS encoding cell division protein SepF, which yields MSIKNRFKSFFALEDEEYEYDENEGYDEEYETHQQQQPLAAKHQSQPAKQNVVSLQSIQKSSKVVLSEPRVYAEAQEVADHLKNRRAVVVNLQSIQRDQAKRIVDFLSGTVYAIGGDIQRIGMNIFLCTPDNVDVSGSISELVTEDDHQRW from the coding sequence ATGTCAATTAAAAATAGATTTAAAAGTTTTTTCGCATTAGAAGATGAAGAATATGAATATGATGAAAATGAGGGTTATGATGAAGAGTATGAAACACATCAACAACAACAACCTTTGGCAGCTAAACATCAATCTCAACCAGCAAAGCAAAATGTGGTGAGTTTGCAAAGTATTCAAAAATCCTCTAAAGTTGTTTTAAGTGAACCAAGAGTGTATGCTGAAGCTCAAGAAGTTGCAGATCATTTGAAGAATCGCCGTGCGGTGGTTGTTAATCTTCAAAGTATACAAAGAGATCAGGCGAAAAGAATTGTTGATTTTTTGAGTGGTACGGTTTACGCAATAGGTGGAGATATTCAGCGAATTGGAATGAACATTTTTTTATGTACTCCTGATAATGTTGATGTTTCAGGCTCCATATCTGAATTAGTAACAGAAGATGATCATCAAAGGTGGTAG
- a CDS encoding YggT family protein, producing the protein MGILFSLLSTLITFYSYALIVYILLSWFPGARESGFGQFLAKICEPYLEPFRKFIPPLGMIDISPIVAILALRFAQYGIASIFRMIG; encoded by the coding sequence ATGGGTATATTATTTAGTTTACTCTCAACATTAATTACTTTTTATTCTTACGCGCTAATTGTTTACATATTACTATCTTGGTTCCCAGGAGCAAGGGAATCAGGTTTCGGGCAATTTTTAGCGAAAATTTGTGAACCATACCTTGAGCCCTTCCGGAAATTCATTCCCCCACTTGGTATGATTGATATTTCGCCGATTGTCGCAATTTTAGCTCTACGATTTGCTCAATATGGAATTGCTTCGATCTTTAGAATGATTGGCTAA
- a CDS encoding YlmH family RNA-binding protein, with protein MDHIYQHFRNEERQFIDQVLEWKDTVLNQYSPKLTDFLDPREQEIVASVVGENLDVKVMFSGGVQDTERKRAFIYPDYYQPLEEDFQLALFEIHYASKFISLQHRQVLGSLMSLGLKRSKFGDIRFYEEVVQFVCASEIADYLRANFHEIGRAKVTLKEMNVEKLIPHVEDVQEIVTTVSSLRLDVVCSAIYTISRQKIQPLITNGLVKVNWKTVDSVSFECREGDTLSVRGFGRSKLVSMEGKTKKDRFRVIIHKQK; from the coding sequence ATGGATCATATATATCAACATTTTCGCAATGAAGAAAGACAATTTATTGATCAAGTTTTAGAGTGGAAGGATACTGTATTAAATCAATATAGCCCAAAGCTTACTGATTTTTTAGATCCTCGCGAGCAAGAGATTGTAGCATCAGTAGTAGGCGAAAATCTGGATGTAAAGGTGATGTTTTCTGGTGGTGTTCAGGATACGGAAAGAAAAAGAGCTTTTATTTATCCGGATTATTATCAGCCACTTGAAGAGGATTTTCAGTTAGCACTTTTTGAGATTCATTATGCAAGTAAATTTATCTCTTTACAACATAGACAAGTATTAGGTTCTTTAATGAGTTTAGGTTTAAAGAGATCTAAATTTGGGGATATACGATTTTACGAAGAAGTTGTTCAATTTGTGTGTGCAAGTGAAATAGCCGATTATTTACGTGCGAATTTCCATGAAATTGGGCGAGCCAAGGTTACTCTCAAAGAAATGAATGTAGAAAAACTTATACCTCATGTTGAAGATGTACAGGAAATAGTAACAACTGTATCTTCTCTTAGGCTAGATGTAGTTTGTTCAGCTATTTATACTATTTCACGACAAAAGATTCAACCGTTAATTACAAATGGACTCGTAAAAGTAAATTGGAAAACAGTAGACTCGGTCTCTTTTGAATGCCGGGAAGGCGATACTCTCTCAGTCAGAGGTTTTGGAAGGAGTAAACTCGTTTCAATGGAAGGAAAAACAAAAAAAGACCGATTCAGAGTGATCATTCATAAGCAAAAATAA
- a CDS encoding DivIVA domain-containing protein — translation MPLTPLDIHNKEFNKGFRGYDEDEVNEFLDQVIKDYEMIIREKKELESRVTELTEKLGHFTNIEETLNKSIIIAQEAAEEVKRNAQKESKLIIKEAEKNADRIINESLAKSRKIAMEIEELKKQSKVFRTRFQMLIEAQLDLLKNDDWDHLLEYEVEPIFGETEESKS, via the coding sequence GTGCCTTTAACACCGTTAGATATCCATAATAAGGAATTTAATAAAGGGTTTCGTGGATATGATGAAGATGAAGTTAACGAGTTTTTAGATCAGGTTATCAAAGATTATGAAATGATTATACGAGAAAAGAAAGAGCTTGAGTCTCGTGTTACAGAACTAACAGAGAAACTAGGTCACTTTACTAATATTGAAGAGACATTGAATAAATCGATCATTATAGCACAAGAAGCAGCAGAAGAAGTGAAGCGGAATGCTCAGAAAGAATCAAAGTTAATTATTAAAGAGGCGGAAAAAAACGCAGATCGAATTATTAATGAATCTTTAGCTAAATCAAGAAAAATTGCTATGGAGATTGAAGAGCTGAAAAAACAGTCAAAAGTATTCAGAACTCGTTTCCAAATGCTTATAGAGGCACAGCTTGACCTGCTTAAAAATGATGATTGGGATCATTTATTAGAATATGAGGTTGAGCCTATTTTTGGAGAAACGGAAGAATCCAAAAGTTAA